The genomic stretch CCACCACCGTTCGTGAGTCGGAATCCGGGTTGTCGGTGAGCACCTCTTCCAGGAAGGGGATTCGCACGCCCTGGACCTGACGCCAGTCCCCCAGTCGCACGAAGCGGGTGACGTTGTCCTCGCGGATGCGCAGGCCGTGGAGGGCTCCGTCGGCCTCATTGAGGAACAGGTCGTAGAGGTCTTCATCGCCAAAGGTGACGCGCACCACCTTCCAGGCGTGGCCGTCGCGCTGCGCATCGGGTTGCAGCGCGAGCGTCGCGCCGGCGCTCCCCCGCAGCGCCGCCCCGAAGTCGAGCGCCACCTGGTGCCGGACATCGCGCGCGTCGGTGGGCGAGGCATCTTCGACCTGTCCGCTGGCGTTCAGCTTCCAGCCGCCATCTGGGGTGATGGTCATCGACTGACGCATCACTCCATAGTCCTCATCCCGGCGTGCCCTCCCGTCCCGGTGGCTCCAGGACTCCATCGGGCCCTGGAGTCCGCCTGTCACGGACTTCCCTTTCGCGTGGATGCTCTCCAGTTGCGTGAAGGCGTCCCCGCCACGCCACGCGAGGTGGCGTGCGAGGAGCGGCTGCAGCGCCTCTGCCCCGGCTTCAGAGGGGCCAAACAGGAGGGGCAGGGTCAGCAGAACCGCGATGAGGACTCTCATGGGGTGTCTCCGCGCTTGGAAGAGGAACGGGGCTGACGCCCGACGAGCTGGCGCAGCCCCGGAGGGCTCGAGTTGATGAGGGAGAAGGACCGCGCCAGCCGCGCGCGCGCGGACGGTGGAGCGCTCAACTGGATCTCCGCGGCCAGCCCACTGTGTTGCAGACAGGAGAGATAGACGCTGTCGCTCCAGATGGCCTGCTTGACGCCGGTGCCATCCGTCGTGAGCAGCGCCACCAGGAACTCGCGGGCATCCACCACGAGCGTGAGTTGCGCGCCCGGCCAGCGCTCCCGAACGAAGTCCGCGCTGGACGAGCGCACACAGGCGAAGGGAGCCTTGGGGGGTTCGTCATAGACAAGCCCCGCGATGGACACGCGTCTGGCGCTCGCTTCCGTGAGCGCCGGGGTGAGGGCCGCGAGGGGCGGCGGGAAGAGGTCGAAGAGCAGCCGCTCCGTGGCGCCGGCAATCATCGCCCGCGCGCGCTCCATCACCTGTGCATGGCTCTTGAGGTGGTAGATGCGGTCGTCTTGCACCGGGGCGTGGAGCTTGCGCAGCGCGTCCGCGGCCTCGCGCCTGCGCGTCTCGAAGCCACGCTGGAGCGCCGTGAGCACTTCGTCCGGAGGAACGGGCCGGAAGGAGCGGGGCTCGCCCTCCTCGACGAGCACCGCCCCCTTGTGTTCGAGCGAGGCGAGCGCCTGGTAGATGCTCGGAGGCGCCTTCCCCAGTGCCTGCGCGAGCCGGTATCCGGTGGCGGGCGCCCCCTTGAGCAGCTCGCAGTACACCCGCGCCTCCACCTCCGTGAACCCAAGGGCCACGAGCCCTTCATCCGCGTCCATGGAGAGAGTGTTATTACTGGTTGGTAATAATGGTCAAGTAACAGCGGGTCAAGGTGTGCCCCGATGGAGCCGTCGTGGAGACTGCGCCGCCGCAAAGGCAGCCGATTTCGCCGATGACAGCTCCCAACTCACGCCGGTGCTGGGCGCCTCGGTGCATCGCCCCCCCCCTGATGCGACCTGGCGTACCCGGAGGATGGTCCAACACGCCCGCGTGGGCCTGCTACCGTGCTCGCCATGACACGGGGCTCGCGACAGACGAGTGGGACGGGGGCGCGGTCATGAGCGCACAACGGGAGGTCCGTGCCGACTTCGACCGGACATCCATCGTGATGTATCAGGCGTATCCGGACGCCATCGCGGACGTGGCGGTGGCGAAGCAGAAGTTCGGTCCGCCCTTCTCCACCGGGAGGATGACCTGGATAAAACCCAGCTTCCTGTGGCTCATGCACCGCTCCAATTGGGGGCACAAGAGCGGGCAGGAGCGGACGCTGGCCGTGCGCATCCAGCGCAGTGGTTGGGAGACAGCCCTGGGGCTCGGGGTCCTCACCGCCTACGAGCCGAAGGCCCACGGCTCGCCGGAGGCGTGGCGCACGGCCTTCGACGCCGCGCCTGTCCATGTCCAGTGGGACCCCGAGCGCACGCTGCGTGGTGCAGGACTGCCCCATGACAGCATCCAGGTGGGGCTGGGCCGCGCCATCATCCAGCGCTTCGTGGAGGACTGGATTGTCTCCATCACGGACTTGACGCCACTCGTGCTGAAGTTGCGCAAGCACCTGGACACCGGACGCGCCGAGCAGGCCTCGCGACTGCTCCCCCCCGAGGCTGCCTATCCCGTGTCGGCGGAGCTCGTCCGTCAGCTCGGGATGCGCACCGGGCCATGAGAAGCCGCCGGGGCGTCACTCCGGGTAGGAGGTCTTCGCCCGCGCCTTGCGTTCCTGCTCCTGCCGCTCCCGTTCGTTCAGGTGGCGCTCCATCTCGCTCGCGCCCGCGCGTCGTTCGCGCAGCTTCTCTGGATAGCGCGCGGCGATGAGGGGCGCGAAGTGCTCGAGCGCTTCCTTGAGGTCGGGGAAGGGCACGTCCGCCTTCTCGACCAGGATCTCCCAGGGCTCCGACATGGAGCCTCGGGTCATCTCGAAGCCGACCCCCTTGTCCGCCCAGGTCCCTGGGACGTCGATGAGGACGCTGATGTATTCGCCCACCGTGCACGACTCGATGAAGACCGACGTCGGGTGCTGGCGCTGGCCTCGCTTGTCGCGCCGCTGGTAGGTGAGCGAACAGGCCTCGAGCGGTCTCAGCTGCGCCTGGACATGAGTCAACTCGGGGAGACCTCCCACGTCCGAGGTCGTCAGGAAGCCACCTTTCTTGAGGCCCGTAATCACCACCCCAATGCCACTGCCGAGGGCCATCACGGAGCTGATGATGACCAACACCTTCGTGCTGGAGTGCTTGTTGACGGGGCCCTGCGTGGCTCCCGTCACTCCCGATGCGTTGGCTGGCACCTCGGAGGTCTGATGCGCGGCGCCCCAGGGCATGGACGCAAGGCCGAAGCCCAACACGAAGGCCGCGAACCCGGAGACGCCCTGCATCAACTTTGGCGTGAGTTCGAAGGGCACCACGCCGAGCGTATTGAGCCACGCAATGGTCCTGGCCTCCATGATGGCGTTGCGGGACATCATCACGCCCAGCGCCCCGACGAGGCTCACGAGGGACCACACGCCAGTGACGGCGGGCACGTCGGGACCCGCGCGATTGCGACGCCACCTTCCTATCCCCGCGCCCACCAGCATGGGAACCCACAACAGCACCGACCTGAAGAACATCGCGGACTCCATCCGATTCATGGACATACCTTGCGTCAAGCCCAAACCCGCTCCAAGAACAAGTGCGACGCTCGCGCGAAGGACATGTCTCTGCGGGCTTGGACCTGTATCGCCCGGCGCACAGTCCGCGCACGCCCTCCAGCCCGCTCCCTCCAACAGGGAAAAGCCCGGCCACCCTTCGCGGGTGCCGGGCTCTTCATACCGCGCTCGCGGCTCCGAAAAGGCCTAGCAGGTCTTCCTGTAGAGCGCGAGGCAGTTGTCGACGAACTGCTTGTCGGTGCACTTGCCGTTCTGCTTGCAGGTCGCCCAGCCGTTGTAGCGAGGGTCCTTGCAGTACAGGAGCGTGACCCAACAGTTCGGGCCCATCGCGGAGACCTCACCGTCCGCGTCACCCATCGACGCCAGCGGCTCCTCTTCCGAGGTCAGGGGGCTGTAGTCGAGGTTGATGCTCTCACCGGACTCGGTCGTCACCGTCTCCACTGTGTCCGTCGGCGCATCCTCCGCGCCCACACCACAGCCCACGGCAGGAACCACGGCCAGCATGAACCCCAGGAGCAGCTTCTTCATTGTTGTTCTCTCTTCCTCGGAAATTGAAACGCCTGAGGATGGCGTTGCCATGTGGACGCGTCCCGTCCACGCCCACCACCCTACGACGAAGATAAACCAGACCTAAAGCAGTAAATCAGGAATTAAATGAAACCACACAAATCCCCATCTTCCCTCCGGCAACAGCTCGCTCAGCGCCTCCAGGAACGCGACACATGAGCGATTTGGAGACGGCGTGGCATGTGGAACAGGCGGGCAAGACGGGTGCGGACCGCGTGCTGGCCCTGACGCGAGGTGACGCGACGGTGCTCGTGGTGGCGGATGGGGCGGGAAACTCACGACGTGGCGCCGAGGCCGCGGAGGCCGTGCTTCGTGGCGTCCAGGACGCCATGGAGGCCGGAGCCGACGCGGAACGCGCGGAGACCTGGCGCGACGTGCTGGTGCGGTGCGACGCGGAGCGGGTGGCCTCGGGACAGGGTGGTGAAACCACCGCCGTGGTCGCCTGTGTCACCACGCGGCGAGTGGTGGGGGCCAGCGTGGGGGACTCGGAGCTGTGGCTGTTCCAGGACGGAGAGCCGACCGCGCTGACGGAGCATCAACACCGCAAGCCCCTGCTCGGCAGCGGGCTGGCGCGGCCCGTCACCTTCGAGCTCGCGTGGCGAGGCGGCATGCTCCTCGGCGCATCAGACGGGTTGTTCAAGTACGTCGACCTCCGTCTCATCCAGGAGCATGTGAGCCTCGCCGACGCAAACGCCGCGGTGCTCGCGCTCGCCGCGCTGCCTCGACTCGCGAGCGGCACGCTCCCGGATGACGTGGGGCTCGTCCTGTGCCGCCCGAGCGCTCCACGCCGGTGCTGATGCTGCCCTTCGCGCCGGCCTACGAGAACCTCGACGCGCTGCGGGCGTCGGCCGCGTGGACGGTGCTGGACGAGGCCCTGCACTGGGGGCTCGCCGTGGGAGGCGCGCTCGTGCTGGCGGGCGGGCGCCTCACGAAGACGGTGAGGACGCAGCCGCCACCGGCGCCCCTCCCACTCGTGGAGAAGCGCCGGACGGCCTGAGCCGCTACTGCGGATCCCACCCCGCGTTCACCGTCATCCGATCCAGCGCGCGCACGGTGACGTAGGGGACGAAGCCCGCCGCGCGCGAGCGGGTATAGGCGTCCGCGACGTGCGCGGCCTGAGTAGCGTAGTCGGTGGAGAGCACCAGCTTGCCGGCCGCGCGGACCCGGGCCGCATTCGTCCGGTTCTCCTCGCACCAGCCCTCGTCGCAGGCGTTGTCGTCGGACCAGTACATGTCCTCCATGCCCAGCCCGTCGATGGCGGGCAGGTAGGCGGGGTCATCCACCAGTTCCGGGGAGTTCTGGGGCATCACCTTGAAGGCCGGGTTGCGAGCCTTGGCGTACTGGCTGATGCGCTCGATGAGGGCCACCATCTTCCGCGCGAGGTCGGCGCG from Myxococcus xanthus encodes the following:
- a CDS encoding protein phosphatase 2C domain-containing protein — its product is MSDLETAWHVEQAGKTGADRVLALTRGDATVLVVADGAGNSRRGAEAAEAVLRGVQDAMEAGADAERAETWRDVLVRCDAERVASGQGGETTAVVACVTTRRVVGASVGDSELWLFQDGEPTALTEHQHRKPLLGSGLARPVTFELAWRGGMLLGASDGLFKYVDLRLIQEHVSLADANAAVLALAALPRLASGTLPDDVGLVLCRPSAPRRC
- a CDS encoding TrmB family transcriptional regulator; amino-acid sequence: MALGFTEVEARVYCELLKGAPATGYRLAQALGKAPPSIYQALASLEHKGAVLVEEGEPRSFRPVPPDEVLTALQRGFETRRREAADALRKLHAPVQDDRIYHLKSHAQVMERARAMIAGATERLLFDLFPPPLAALTPALTEASARRVSIAGLVYDEPPKAPFACVRSSSADFVRERWPGAQLTLVVDAREFLVALLTTDGTGVKQAIWSDSVYLSCLQHSGLAAEIQLSAPPSARARLARSFSLINSSPPGLRQLVGRQPRSSSKRGDTP
- a CDS encoding DUF4291 domain-containing protein; amino-acid sequence: MSAQREVRADFDRTSIVMYQAYPDAIADVAVAKQKFGPPFSTGRMTWIKPSFLWLMHRSNWGHKSGQERTLAVRIQRSGWETALGLGVLTAYEPKAHGSPEAWRTAFDAAPVHVQWDPERTLRGAGLPHDSIQVGLGRAIIQRFVEDWIVSITDLTPLVLKLRKHLDTGRAEQASRLLPPEAAYPVSAELVRQLGMRTGP